In the Catenulispora sp. EB89 genome, TCGCGCGAGTCCTTGTGTGGGCAGGCTGGTCCGGCTCGCCTAGCGGCTTCGGGCCATCAGTGGAATGAGGATGTCGTCGGTCAAGTGGACCAGGAACGCGTCGTCCACGGGCTCGGCGTTGAGGAAAATCCGCATGAACATGATCCCCGGGGCGACCTCGGGGAAGATGGCCGGATCGGTGTCGGCCGGCACTTCGCCGCGGGCGATGGCCCGGTCCAGGATCCGGCGCGTGACCTGCTGCTTGTCCTCCAGCATCGAGGTCTGCACGGCGCGGGCGAGCTCCGGGTCCTTCTGCAGGGGGGCGACGAGTCCGGCGATGAGCTGGCCCATCTCCCCGGACATCAGGTCCCGCATGGCGGTCAGCGTGGCGAGCACGTCGCCGCGCAGGCTGCCGGTGTTGACCTCGTCGGTGAGGTCGGCCTGCTCGTAACAGCTGATGGCGTCCACGACCAGCTCGGCTTTGCCGGGCCAGTGCCGGTACAGGGTCGCCTTGCTGGCCTTGGCCCGGGACGCGACGGCGTCCAGCCGCAGCGCCTCGTAGCCGCACTCGGCGAGCAGGTCGAGGGTCGCGCCGAGGATGGCCTGCTCCCGCTCGGGATCGAGCTTGGGCCCGGCTTCCATGGCCGCTCCTTTCGGCTGGGTGTACTAAGTCTTGATGAGTCTCGGTGTACGAAACCGTTTCGTACAGTAGCACTATTCCCGCGCGAAACGAAACCGTTTCGTACACCAGAGGACCATCCGGGTGGTGACGTTCGCCACAGGGGTAAAAGGGCTGGTCGTTGAGGGTTGTCGAGAGTCGGTCAGCTGATTTCGGCGGCGGCCTCGGCGGCCCACGCCAGCACGTCCGGCAGCGCCGCGGCGTCCACCGGCGCCCACAGCGAGCAGGAGCTGACTCCGGCGTCGGACAGCCGGCCGAGCTCGTCGACGATGCTCTCGCGGCTCGGTCGGTCGCCGCCCAGGAGCGGTCCGGGGGACTTGCCGGACAGCTCGAAGCCGGGCGGCAGCAGCATGGCGACGGTCGTCAGGTCGAGGGTGGACGGGTCGCGGTCGGTGCTCTCGGCGAGTCGGGCGATACGGGTCCGGATGGCGGCGACGGTCTCGGGGTCGCCGGAGCCGTGCCAGGCCGTGCCGAATCGCAGGGCTCTGCGGAGAGCCGCGTCGCTGGTGCCGCCGACCCAGACCGGCGGACCGTCGGGGGTGCGGGGCGGCATACCGAGGGAGTGTTCTGATTCGCCGCGCCACAGGGCTCGCATGGCGGCCAGGCCGGCGTCGGTGCGCTTGCCGCGCTCTTCGAAGGGGGTGCCGACGGCCGCGAACTCGGTGCGGTCCCAGCCGGTGCCGACGCCCAGGACGAAGCGGCCGTCGCTGAGCGCGTCCAGGGTCGCGGCCTGGTGTGCGGCGACGAGCGGGTCGTAGAGCGGCGCGATCAGGATGCTGCTGGCCACCCGGACGCGGGTGGTGGCGCCGGCGACGGCGGAGAGCAGGACCAGCGGGTCCGGGGACAGGCCGAGGTCGCCGGCCAGCAGGTGGTGGCCGGCGATGACGTGGTCGAAGCCGAGGTTCTCGATGAGGCGCGCGGTGTCGAGGACGTCGGCGAGGTCGGCGGGGGCGGTGGGCCACAGGCGGTGCGGGGCGAATCCGAGGTGCATGACAGAAGCCTAGGCACGCGACGGTGTCAGTGCGTTGATTGCAGGACTCGCCACCTCCACCCCGCCTGGCGGCCGGCCGGGGTTCATCCCCCGCACCACCCCCGTGGCTGGACACCGCCACTCCAGCGCTCACCAGACAGTTGACGTTGACGCGCCCGGCGGCCGGTTCTAGGTTCCGTGCTGCCTTCTCGCCGAACCGCCCCCCACCGTTTCAGCGCACTGATTCAGGAGGCCCACATGTCCCACTCCCCCACGACCCGCCGTCTGGCCGCGGCCGCCGGTGTCGCGCTCGGCGCGGCACTCGTGCCGGCCCTGACCGCCACCGCCGCGACCGCGCAGGACCCGGTCGTCATCACGCCGAACACGTTCTTCGTCGGGCTGGTCAACGGCAAGACCGCGGACGCGATCGTGACCGTGGTGTGCCCCGGCCCGATCACCCCGACCTCGCTCGGGCACCCGGTCGCGAACCAGACCGCCGAGGTGCGCAGCATCCTGCCGCCGGTGACCCCGGTGGGCTACACCGGCAGCCAGGGCCGGGAGATCCTCGCCGGCTTCACCTCGCCGACGGCCGCCGACCAGAGCATCGTGTTCGGCGCGTACTACGCGCCGGCCGCGATCCCCACGACGTGGCTGGTGCCGTGCGGCGGCACCGGGGTGATGACGTTCGTGCCGGAGCCGACGAGCCCGACCGCGCGGGGCTACACCGTGACGGTCACGTTCGCGAACATCGCGGTGTGAGCGACGGCGGCGCCCGCCCGGACATCCCGGGAGGGCGCCGCCGCCACCAAGCGCCGGACCTACTTCCCGCGCAGCCCGATCGTGTTGCCGTCCTTGTCGAGCAGCACGCACACCCGCGCCTCCGGGGCCACCTGCTGCGGCGCGTCCCGCTCGGTGGCGCCGGCCGAGAGCAGCGTCTCCCGGGTGCCGTCCAGGTCGTCCACGTCGACGTAGGCCACAGGGCCGCCCTGGACGTTCCCCGGCGCCAGCGCCACTTCGAAGCCGTCGACGTTGTAGCCGACGTAGTACGGCGTATCGGTGTGCGGGGCGCCGAACAGCGCGGTGTAGAGCGCCTTCGCGGCTTCGAGATCGGAGACGGGGATCACCTGGCTGCGGATCGCTGTGGTCATGAGAGGAAGCTACATCCGCCGCCGGGCGCGCGGCAGCAAAGCCATCCGTCCAGGTGAAGCGGCACTTGTCAGCCCGCTCCCCTACCATCGAACCCATGACCGCCCCCGCGACCCCCGAGCAGCGCCTCGCCGACCTCGCCCGCCTGCGCCGCGTCCGCGACCGCATCGACCGCGAGTACGCGCAGCCGCTGAACGTCGAGGCGCTGGCGCGCGGGGCGCACATGTCGGCGGGGCACCTGAGCCGCGAGTTCAAGGCGGCCTACGGCGAGTCGCCGTACTCCTACCTCATGACCCGCCGCATCGAGCGGGCCATGGCGATGCTGCGGCGGGGCGACATGACGGTCACCGAGGTGTGCTTCGCGGTCGGGTGCTCGTCGTTGGGGACGTTCAGCACCCGGTTCGCGGAGCTGGTCGGGATGCCGCCGAGCGAGTACAAGCGGGTGGCCGCCTTCGCGACGGCGGGACTGCCGTCGTGCGTGGCCACGCGGGTGACGCGACCGGTCAGGATTCGAGAAGCCCGGCTGGGGGCGCTCACCTAGGGTGAAGGCCATGGACCTCACCATCAACGCCAGTTTTCTCCCCGCGACCGATCCGGAGGCCTCGCTGGCCTTCTACCGGGACGTGCTCGGCTTCGAGGTGCGCAAGGACGTCGGCTTCAACGGGCTGCGGTGGATCACCGTCGGGCCGGCCGGGCAGCCGGGGACCTCGATCGTGCTCTACCCGCCGGCCGGGGACCCGGGGATCACCGAGGCGGAGCGGCAGACCGTCGCCGAGATGATGGCCAAGGGCACGTACGCTGTGGTTCTGCTGGCCACGCCCGATGTGGACGGGACGTTCGACCGGATCCAGGCACACGACGCGGAGGTCGTGCAGGAGCCGACGGACCAGCCGTACGGGGCACGGGACTGCGCGTTCCGCGACCCGGCCGGGAACCTGGTCCGGATCCAGCAGCAGAAGTAGCAGCAGCAGCGCCGACCGCCCGAAACGAGGAGACGCACCATGCACGCCGCCGACAGCCACGACCTCATCCGCGTCCACGGCGCGCGCGTGAACAACCTCAAGGACGTCAGCATCGAGCTGCCCAAGCGCCGGCTGACCGTCTTCACCGGCGTCTCCGGCTCCGGCAAGAGCTCGCTGGTCTTCGGCACCATCGCCGCGGAGTCCCAGCGCCTGATCAACGAGACCTACAGCGCGTTCGTCCAGGGCTTCATGCCCACGCAGTCGCGGCCGGAGGTGGACGTCCTGGAC is a window encoding:
- a CDS encoding TetR/AcrR family transcriptional regulator → MEAGPKLDPEREQAILGATLDLLAECGYEALRLDAVASRAKASKATLYRHWPGKAELVVDAISCYEQADLTDEVNTGSLRGDVLATLTAMRDLMSGEMGQLIAGLVAPLQKDPELARAVQTSMLEDKQQVTRRILDRAIARGEVPADTDPAIFPEVAPGIMFMRIFLNAEPVDDAFLVHLTDDILIPLMARSR
- a CDS encoding LLM class flavin-dependent oxidoreductase, which codes for MHLGFAPHRLWPTAPADLADVLDTARLIENLGFDHVIAGHHLLAGDLGLSPDPLVLLSAVAGATTRVRVASSILIAPLYDPLVAAHQAATLDALSDGRFVLGVGTGWDRTEFAAVGTPFEERGKRTDAGLAAMRALWRGESEHSLGMPPRTPDGPPVWVGGTSDAALRRALRFGTAWHGSGDPETVAAIRTRIARLAESTDRDPSTLDLTTVAMLLPPGFELSGKSPGPLLGGDRPSRESIVDELGRLSDAGVSSCSLWAPVDAAALPDVLAWAAEAAAEIS
- a CDS encoding VOC family protein, whose amino-acid sequence is MTTAIRSQVIPVSDLEAAKALYTALFGAPHTDTPYYVGYNVDGFEVALAPGNVQGGPVAYVDVDDLDGTRETLLSAGATERDAPQQVAPEARVCVLLDKDGNTIGLRGK
- a CDS encoding helix-turn-helix transcriptional regulator — its product is MTAPATPEQRLADLARLRRVRDRIDREYAQPLNVEALARGAHMSAGHLSREFKAAYGESPYSYLMTRRIERAMAMLRRGDMTVTEVCFAVGCSSLGTFSTRFAELVGMPPSEYKRVAAFATAGLPSCVATRVTRPVRIREARLGALT
- a CDS encoding VOC family protein; the protein is MDLTINASFLPATDPEASLAFYRDVLGFEVRKDVGFNGLRWITVGPAGQPGTSIVLYPPAGDPGITEAERQTVAEMMAKGTYAVVLLATPDVDGTFDRIQAHDAEVVQEPTDQPYGARDCAFRDPAGNLVRIQQQK